The nucleotide window TGAGCGCGGCACAATGTCGTATCCGTGACAGGTGCAGTTGCCGTTACTGTGTCCGCATCTGTTTCCGTTGCCGTGACGGTTTCTGAAATTGTGACTGTGACAGAATCAGCGTCAGAAACGGAAGCGGAGACAGGCACAGTCATGGGAACGGTTACAGATACAGAACCGGAAGCACTTGGCTGAATAGGAGGCTGGGGTAGTGCCCTTTCGAAGTCGAAGTCGAAGTCGGGGGACGCCACCCATTTTGGGAAATAAGGTAACCGTCCCTCGGTTACGCGCAGTGTTCTTCGCTAGCCAATGGCTCAAAATCGAAATGGCGAATGTTTAATGCCTTGGCTACTCTTACACATGTCGCAAGCGTTGGATTATATCCTTCCGCAGTGAATAGCCTTCGCACAGCTTCTGGTTTCATCCCCACTTTTAGAGCAAGTGCCTGTTTAGTCAAACCCTGTTTCTCCCGAGCTTTATCAAGCATGCGAATTACCTCTCGTACACCTTGGTCAATCGCATCGATTTCTTTTCGTTCTTTCTGGTAAGCTTCGGCAAATGCGGGATCTTGCATCTGCTGCTCGAAGTACCGATCAAAGCCTGTTTTTTTCCTCTTTGCCATGCTCTGATCGTAACACAAATGTTACGAATCACAAGAGCGTAACAAAAAGACGAGTAATTTCAGATGTCGGAAGATTCAGTCTGGGCAGGTTCGCCAAATCAATGGGTCAACTTTCCTCATTACCGTGTAACGGTGTTGGGTCGTGCGTTTGAATGTATGTGATCAGGCGGTTGTTTGGCCTAAAGCATGTCCCCAGCTGAACTCGTTATGAAACAGCGGGGCAACTACCGCGTGGGTCGCAATTTGACGACCCGGCCTTATTCCTATTCCGTGTTCTCGTTAAAGAATGCGAGCTGTTCACGTGCCAAACGCAGGCCGATTGCAATTACGAGTTGCTCACGAGTTAGCTTTTGGCCGACAAAACTTGTGTCGCAGCTACTCGGATCAAAGTGCTCTTCAAGGGTGTTGTCTAAAGACTGCGTTTTTTCGGTTGACTGCTTGTGCAGGGGAATACCGTTAATATAATAAAGTGTTTCCCTTGCAATAAGGAAAGTTCCGCGAATCGTTAGCTCGTTTTGGGAAGCACTAAAGTCTGCCTCTATTGGACCAGAGTTCTCGCCCAACGCTTGCCAGGTGTAGCCGATACCGTCCCCTTCATCTACCCAGACCGCCTCTAACTTCGCTTCTAAGGTCTCAGGATCCAAGCTTCCTTGAACCTCAATGTCCCATTCGTCGCCATCGTTTGCGATCATGTCAAGTTCGTAATTCCCATCGGAACCCGGTGCTGTATCAAGTAGAACTTCGACCGTGTAGTGGTTGCCTTGCAAATCAAACGACGCTTCCTCAAGTGGACAGGTCCTTTGTTGAGCGGCGTTTGTAGATTCAAGTGTGCCGTCGGTACTCTCAAGTGCACAGCTGCCTGATGCCAAGACAAACATAGCAATCGCAGCATGGATATAATTCTTCATGTCTATGGTCTCCCGTTTTCGATCTTCACGCACAATGTACGCAAAATCTATGCCCGCCTCGATCGGAAATTAAACTAACAAATTCAGTAGTACCCGTGGCTACAGTAGTTGCCATGGGTGCTTTAGGCCTAACCTTAAAGGTTCCAGGCCGTTTGCTTTGAAGATTCAGTCTGGGCAGGTTCGCCAAATCAAAAGGATCCCCATGCGCCCGCGGCGTGGGGCGACGTTCTTTTAGGTTTGAGTGCCACGCACGCGCAGGATGGCACGCCGCGCGCCAACGATCCCTTTGGGTGGACAATAGTTCCCAGTGAAGATGCACCTTCATGGTGCATGGCCGAAAACCATTGTGGTTTTTACGGTGAAGTAATGGCATGCCAATTGCAGCTTACAATCGATTAAGATGTTTTTTTG belongs to Myxococcales bacterium and includes:
- a CDS encoding helix-turn-helix transcriptional regulator; translation: MAKRKKTGFDRYFEQQMQDPAFAEAYQKERKEIDAIDQGVREVIRMLDKAREKQGLTKQALALKVGMKPEAVRRLFTAEGYNPTLATCVRVAKALNIRHFDFEPLASEEHCA